Proteins from a genomic interval of Aquabacterium sp. J223:
- a CDS encoding NYN domain-containing protein — MSGLGQKLTRIGVFYDGNFFRLVSNHYLHSHPRQARISLAGLHHFVRHRVALEEGQDPRLCQVVDAHYFRGRLRAQEADERNLLLAERSFEDVLMREGITTHYLPMGPQGEKGIDVWLALEAFELALHKRFDVLVLIACDGDFVPLLRKLATLGTRTMLLGWNFTVSEPGRDDRETRTAQSLVDEATYPVLMHQLIDQQAGRGDALVDGLFLRGEPRPERSAVAEAPTADTAPWTQAACSAAWCRT, encoded by the coding sequence ATGTCGGGCCTGGGCCAGAAGCTCACGCGCATCGGGGTGTTCTACGACGGCAACTTCTTTCGCCTCGTCAGCAACCACTACCTCCATTCGCACCCGCGCCAGGCGCGCATCAGCCTCGCCGGCCTGCACCACTTCGTGCGCCACCGGGTGGCGCTGGAAGAAGGCCAGGACCCGCGGCTGTGCCAGGTGGTCGACGCCCACTACTTCCGCGGCCGGCTGCGCGCGCAGGAGGCCGACGAGCGCAACCTGCTGCTGGCCGAGCGCAGCTTCGAGGACGTGCTGATGCGCGAAGGCATCACCACCCACTACCTGCCGATGGGGCCGCAGGGCGAGAAGGGCATCGACGTCTGGCTGGCGCTGGAGGCGTTCGAGCTGGCGCTGCACAAGCGCTTCGACGTGCTGGTGCTGATCGCCTGCGACGGCGACTTCGTGCCGCTGCTGCGCAAGCTGGCGACGCTCGGCACCCGCACCATGCTGCTGGGCTGGAACTTCACCGTCAGCGAGCCCGGCCGCGACGACCGCGAGACGCGCACCGCCCAGAGCCTGGTCGACGAGGCCACCTACCCGGTGCTGATGCACCAGCTCATCGACCAACAGGCCGGCCGCGGCGACGCGCTGGTCGACGGGCTGTTCCTGCGCGGCGAGCCGCGGCCCGAGCGGTCCGCCGTGGCGGAGGCGCCGACGGCGGACACCGCCCCCTGGACGCAGGCGGCCTGCAGCGCGGCGTGGTGCAGAACCTGA
- the mltB gene encoding lytic murein transglycosylase B: MTLPCRALALSCLLAAGLVAGAAAAPSAEVPARARPKAAKPATKPAAVRADDAPEAVTYGRREDVMRFAAETAERLQLDPDWVAQQLAQARFQPSVVRFIMPPPAGTAKNWAAYRARFVEPKRVRAGADFWALHADTLARAQAQYGVPAEIVVGVIGVETFYGRMMGGYRVLDALATLAFDFPSGRSDRSAFFRDELAQFLALCRREALDCRQPRGSYAGAMGWPQFMPSSWNAQAVDYDGNGRVDLIGSAVDAIGSVAHYLAAHGWQPGLPTHYGVAPPVDSTARATLLAPDIVPSFSPAQFTELGARLAPEADRHDGPLALVELQNGEAAPSFVAGTRNFYVVTRYNWSSYYAMAVIELGRAVAEVRGLPVAAGR; encoded by the coding sequence ATGACCCTGCCCTGCCGTGCCCTCGCCCTGTCCTGCCTGCTGGCCGCCGGCCTCGTCGCCGGGGCCGCGGCGGCGCCGTCCGCCGAGGTGCCGGCCCGCGCCCGGCCGAAGGCCGCCAAACCCGCCACCAAACCCGCCGCGGTGCGCGCCGACGACGCGCCCGAGGCGGTCACCTACGGCCGCCGCGAGGACGTGATGCGTTTCGCCGCCGAGACCGCCGAGCGCCTGCAGCTCGACCCCGACTGGGTGGCGCAGCAGCTGGCGCAGGCGCGCTTCCAGCCGTCGGTGGTGCGCTTCATCATGCCGCCGCCGGCGGGCACGGCGAAGAACTGGGCGGCCTACCGCGCGCGCTTCGTCGAGCCGAAGCGCGTGCGCGCCGGCGCCGACTTCTGGGCGCTGCACGCCGACACGCTGGCCCGCGCCCAGGCGCAGTACGGCGTGCCGGCGGAGATCGTGGTCGGCGTGATCGGCGTCGAGACCTTCTACGGCCGGATGATGGGCGGCTACCGGGTGCTCGACGCGCTGGCCACCCTGGCCTTCGACTTCCCCAGCGGCCGCAGCGACCGCAGCGCCTTCTTCCGCGACGAGCTGGCCCAGTTCCTCGCCCTGTGCCGGCGCGAGGCGCTGGACTGCCGGCAGCCGCGCGGCTCCTACGCCGGCGCCATGGGCTGGCCGCAGTTCATGCCCAGCAGCTGGAACGCGCAGGCGGTCGATTACGACGGCAACGGCCGGGTGGACCTGATCGGCAGCGCCGTCGACGCCATCGGCAGCGTGGCGCACTACCTGGCGGCCCACGGCTGGCAGCCCGGCCTGCCGACGCACTACGGCGTCGCCCCACCGGTGGACAGCACCGCCCGCGCCACGCTGCTGGCGCCGGACATCGTGCCCAGCTTCTCGCCGGCGCAGTTCACCGAGCTCGGCGCCCGGCTGGCGCCCGAGGCGGACCGCCACGACGGCCCGCTGGCGCTGGTCGAACTGCAGAACGGCGAGGCCGCGCCCAGCTTCGTCGCCGGCACCCGCAACTTCTACGTCGTCACCCGCTACAACTGGTCGAGCTACTACGCGATGGCGGTGATCGAGCTCGGCCGCGCGGTGGCCGAGGTCCGCGGTTTGCCGGTCGCGGCCGGCCGCTGA
- a CDS encoding PQQ-dependent sugar dehydrogenase: MNARPTRRTVLSALGALPFVPGVAQAQPTGRPARTEVLAQGLSQPWALAFLPDGRWLVTEKAGRLRIVRPDGPVSARVGEPVAGLPAVEAIGQGGLLDVVPATDFGRSRRVFWAYAEAGSGDERGRNGTAVARGRLVEAGGGARLEEVQVVFRQRPKVASRNHFGCRLVFDRGGMLFVTLGDRFGPRDQAQALDGHLGKIVRIAPDGEVPKDNPFVGRPGALPDLWSYGHRNIQGAALHPATGELWITEHGPQGGDELNRVQRGGNHGWPVITHGREYGSGLPIGDGTERADVVAPLRVWRPTSIAPSGLAFVTGDRYPGWKGNLVLGALRDQSLWRLQLDGERIAAEERLAVDARVRDVREGPDGALYLLTDESDGKVLRLLG; encoded by the coding sequence ATGAACGCCCGCCCGACCCGCCGCACCGTCCTGTCCGCGCTGGGCGCCCTGCCCTTCGTGCCCGGCGTCGCCCAGGCGCAGCCGACCGGCCGCCCGGCGCGCACCGAGGTGCTGGCTCAGGGCCTGAGCCAGCCCTGGGCGCTGGCCTTCCTGCCCGACGGCCGCTGGCTGGTGACCGAGAAGGCCGGACGGCTGCGCATCGTGCGGCCGGACGGTCCGGTCTCGGCGCGGGTCGGCGAGCCGGTGGCCGGCCTGCCGGCCGTCGAGGCGATCGGCCAGGGCGGCCTGCTCGACGTCGTGCCGGCGACGGACTTCGGGCGCAGCCGGCGCGTCTTCTGGGCCTATGCCGAGGCGGGCAGCGGCGACGAACGCGGGCGCAACGGCACCGCGGTGGCCCGCGGCCGGCTGGTCGAGGCCGGTGGCGGCGCGCGGCTGGAGGAGGTGCAGGTCGTCTTCCGCCAGCGGCCGAAGGTGGCCAGCCGCAACCACTTCGGCTGCCGGCTGGTGTTCGACCGCGGCGGCATGCTGTTCGTCACGCTGGGCGACCGCTTCGGCCCGCGCGACCAGGCGCAGGCGCTGGACGGCCACCTGGGCAAGATCGTGCGCATCGCCCCCGACGGCGAGGTGCCGAAGGACAACCCCTTCGTCGGCCGCCCGGGCGCGCTGCCGGACCTTTGGAGCTACGGCCACCGCAACATCCAGGGCGCCGCGCTGCACCCGGCCACCGGCGAGCTGTGGATCACCGAGCACGGCCCGCAGGGCGGCGACGAGCTGAACCGCGTGCAGCGCGGCGGCAACCATGGCTGGCCGGTGATCACCCACGGCCGCGAATACGGCAGCGGCCTGCCCATCGGCGACGGCACCGAACGCGCCGACGTGGTCGCGCCGCTGCGCGTCTGGCGGCCCACCTCCATCGCGCCGAGCGGGCTGGCCTTCGTCACCGGTGACCGCTACCCGGGCTGGAAAGGCAACCTGGTGCTCGGCGCCCTGCGCGACCAGTCGCTGTGGCGCCTGCAGCTCGACGGCGAGCGCATCGCCGCCGAGGAACGCCTGGCCGTCGACGCCCGCGTGCGCGACGTGCGCGAAGGCCCGGACGGTGCGCTCTACCTGCTCACCGACGAGAGCGACGGCAAGGTGCTGCGGCTGCTGGGTTAG
- a CDS encoding cold-shock protein, with protein sequence MVQNLKDGYGFATPAAGGPNVFFAYSALVDVSPADLRIGDPVVYELSENNRGPCAVNVRPAQG encoded by the coding sequence GTGGTGCAGAACCTGAAGGACGGTTACGGCTTCGCCACCCCGGCGGCCGGCGGCCCCAACGTGTTCTTCGCCTACAGCGCGCTGGTGGACGTGAGCCCGGCCGATCTGCGCATCGGCGACCCGGTGGTCTACGAGCTGTCGGAGAACAACCGAGGACCCTGCGCCGTCAACGTGCGGCCCGCCCAGGGCTAG